The Entomobacter blattae nucleotide sequence GACTTGTATCGGGACCTATTCGCACCGCGATCATGTCTTTTTCCACCTATTCACCAAACCGTACGCCTGCATCATATCGCTCTGAAACAATATCAGACAAACCGTAATCAACCACCATCTCAACGTTAATTCCTGGGTAATCTCGAAGGAACTTAGGAAGTTTTGGCCACAAGACCGCATGAATGGCATGCCCACTGGCGGTGATCCTGATCGTGCCTCGAGGGGTGCCTTGCTGTGCCGTTAAAACACCCAATTCCGCCTCAATCTCTTCTAAGCGGGGAGTCATAGTCAGGAGCAACTGCTCGCCAGCAGCCGTTGGGGCAACACTCCGAGTTGTGCGGGTGAGGAACCGCACCCCAAGCCGGCCTTCCAACAGTCTGATGGAATGGCTCAACGCAGATTGCGAAACCCCTAACTTTGCTGCTGCTCTGGTAAAGCTTTGCTCTTGGGCTACGGCCTGAGCAGTGGCTTTTATATGGAAATTTATCAGCCTCCCTTCAATGCAGGCAACTTATACTGCCACCAAGGCAGATAATATTTTCAAAATACTCAGCCCCCCTGTGGCATGGGGAATGGGAGCCGTTGGTCTTTTTTTTTATGGGCCAGTTTATGGTGTTTACCTATCTACGACCATTCCTTGAAACGGTAACCCATGTTGATGTTTCAACACTCTCTCTTATTCTTCTCATCATCGGCGTGGCAGATTTTGTAGGCACACTCCTGATTGGCATGCTCGTAAAAGAGTGGCTGTACAAAACACTTGTTGTTATCCCGATTTTAATGGCCGCAATAGCCATATTCCTAATTCCCTTGGGAAGTTTTACGATAGCAACAACGCTCTTGCTAGGGGTTTGGGGTTTTCTGGGAACCTCAGCACCCGTAGGGTGGTGGACATGGCTTGCAAGAACACTGCCAAAGAATGCGGAGACGGGAGGAGGGCTTATGGTAGCCATCATACAGCTTACCATCATGCTGGGTTCTACAACCGGTGGCATTCTGTATGACAAATTGGGGTACTATGTAACTTTTGGCGTAAGTGCAATCATCCTTCTTATAGCCGCCTCCCTTTCTGCTTTGGCAGCTGCCAGAAGTAAGGCTGCCACAAATCCTATAAAAAGCTCTAACCACAGCCCTGTGCAGGGTGCAGAAAAATAACCCATAAACCAAAACCGGTTTTTCAAAAGGGGTTAAAAGCCCCTATTTTCCTTCTTGAAAATACGCCAAAACTTATTCTGTCTCCTTATTTTTCCAAAAAAAACCCATTCAAAATAAAAAACCAAAATTACCCATAACCCCTTTTAGAGTAGACAATGATTGGCAAAAATACTGACTCTGTGCCTCACCTGGGATATGCCAACCAAATAACCTCTTTCAGGGGGGTGTAAGGCTAAAACTTGCGATATAAGGCTAGAACACATCTGTGATCAGACCTCAGAAACTGGAACTGACTCATGGTAAATATCCGTTCACGATGGCCACTATATAGCTTACTTCCCTGACATTAGGCCGGGTTTCCAGCCAGGCAATACGCTTTATCAAAGTCTTTTCCCCCTTAAGCTCTCCCTGAAGAATAGGCACAATGAGCCTCTTTAACCGTTTGTGCCTGTTGACCTATTCCCCCATAAAAATTCTTTCTTAGGCTTTGAAAATTACGGTTTCCAAATCGGGATATTTCAGGGGTACTTCTAGCCCACGGTACGGCTTTTATAATTCAGCCATCTAACCCCCGATAATCATGAATTTCACTATCATTCTTTTCCTTCACCTGTTGTCCTTCATCAATTGAAGAAAAAAATTTTCTGATGACCCATAGCCTCTTTGCGCTCATGGCAATTTTTTCTTTTTAATCACTCCAGATCCCCACAAAATTATAAATAACTATGCATAACGGTTAAAAGTAATTTTATTACATTTTTTGTGAAAAAAATATATTATTCACATTGATATGTGGACATATTAATGTGAATAATATACATATTCGTTAATTGATATTATTTACGGGAATTTATAGTAAAATTATGCCCAACCGTGCCCCCAATTTTTTAGTGATCATTGCCGACCAGCTCACGACATCTGTTCTTCCCACAATTATGGGCGGGCATGAAAACTCCGTTGTTATTGCCCCTACCCTTCTTCATATGGCTCGTAACGGGACTTCCTTCTGTAATGCCTATACCAACAGCCCCTTATGTGGCCCCTCTCGTGGCGTGCTGATGACGGGCTTACTCCCCTCTCATAGCGGGATTTATGATAATGCCAGCGAATGGCCCGCCGCCTTGCCAACTTTTGGACACAGGTTGAGGATTGCTGGCTATCAAACCATTTTATCGGGGAAAATGCATTTTGTTGGCCCCGAACAACTGCACGGCTTTGAGGAAAGACTCAATACAGATATTTACCCTGCCGATTTTACATGGGTGCCGAACTGGCTGGAACCAGACTATAGGCCCAACTGGTATCATTCCATGGATTCTATCCAGAATGCCGGAACCGTTTTACGGAGTAACCAAATTGACTATGATGAGGAGGTAGCCTTTCTCACCCGGCGAAAACTGTTTGATCTAGCACGCAAACGCAATGGTTATGATCCTTTCTGCCTAATTGTATCGTTCACTCACCCCCATGATCCCTATAATATAGAACCCCAATGGTGGAACCTGTATAAGGATACCAATATTCCGTTACCCCGCGTTTCATGGCCCCAAAACCCCCATCCTTCGCTTGTTCGAATAGCCCATACCTGTGGCATGACAGGAAGGGATTTTACCCAAGACCAAATCCAACATACACGTCGGGCTTATCTGGGCTCTATTTCCTATATTGATCATCAAATCAAACAATTACTTCATACGTTAGAGGAAACTGACCTCGCCAAAAACACCATCGTTGTTTTTACCAGTGACCATGGCGATATGCTGGGCGAACATGGTTTATGGTATAAAATGTCGTTCCTGGAAGGGTCTACACGGGTGCCGCTTATTTTCTACAACCCCCATTTTATACCCACCCAACAAGTTCCTCATGCGGTTTCTCTTATAGATCTTGGGCAAACCCTATGCGATTTTGCGGGCACTCCCGATATTTCTACGGAATGGCAAGGAAAAAGCCTGAAACCTCATATCGATAAAAAAGGCGGGCACGATGAGGTCTATGGTGAATATTTGGGTGAAGTGACTTTAGCCCCCACCACCATGATCCGTAAGCAAGAATGGAAATATATCCATACCCCCGGTGATCCAGACCTCTTATATAATCTGGTTCATGATCCTTACGAGCAAACAAATCTTGCAGAACAGAAGGCTTACCACCAAATTACCGAGCACTTTCTGCAGGAATCCAAAAAGCGGTGGAATTATGACGCCCTTTATAAGGATGTTATCAAAAGCCAGAAACAACGCGCACTTGTTCACAAGGCCCTTATGAGTAGGACCTATCAACCCTGGGATTATGAAAAGCCTGGCCAGGCCCACCAAGTCTATATTAGAAACCACACCCCCCTTGAAGACCTTGAAGCCAAAGCCCGCCTCTTACCAAACAATGAGGAAAAGCTATTATGATCGTTATTCTTGAAAAAAACTTTCCCTCTTGCCTAATCACTTCCCCATCATTCTCCCATCTTACGCTGTTACACTTAGAGAAAGAGGCTTATGACCCTCAGTCTATGCCTCGAATGTATAAAAAATAATTTCATATGACATTACCGCATTTATGATGCGCATGGGGTTCCATACCCATGCCCGTATAAACGCTCTCTTAAGCCATCGTCCTCCTATAAACCCCCGAGAAACAAGCCAGCACCATGTAGGCTCCTTATGTGGAGAACGCCCTTGGTATCGACTTTACGAAGAAAACACGATGATAAGGGTCAACAGGGAAAAGTTTTATGAATTATTCTTCTAAAAAATATTCTTCATGGGTTTCGGCAGTACCGCACTATGAAAAACTGCTTTCAAGATCACACTCGATTCTTACAGCACTGCAACGCAACAAAAAAGCCTTATGGCTGATAGCAAGTGTAAGTGCTGCTGATTGCGCAGCCCACAGCATGAATGTCTTAGGGCCATTTGCGGTAGAAGCTATTCTTACGCATGCTCATCTTAATACATTTCAGGCTGGACTATGGATGACAACTGAAATGCTCTCCTATGGGTTGGCCATGGTTTGTGCCGCCCATTATGCTGTTCATATCAACTTACGGATGATAGCGCTCATAGCGTCAATCATGGTGATTCTGGCGCAGAGTATTTCTGGTGTAACTGATACATATGCCCTCCTTATCGGCTTAAGAGTTCTATCAGGCACCGGATTAGGGCTGTTAAATGCCATTGTGAATATCAGTGCTGCCCGAACAGATAAACCAGCCCGCACCCTCTCCATTGTGATGTGCGCTCAAACGGTGGTTTACACCCTGTCCAGTCTTATTTTCCCTATAACAGCTGCCTCTTTCGGGCAGATAGGCACATTTGGAACCTTGGCAGCCCTTGTTATGGGGTTTCTTCCTTTTATGCTCGCTCTTCCCAACAGGGCGGCCTTACAAAACCATTCATCTGTCAGGGCACATCCTTCCCAAAATTATGGCAAGACCGTAAAAACACTGACTTGTATTGCTGTTATTTTCTATACGGGCGGAAGCCTTGCATCTTGGACATTTACCGAACATGTTGCCCTCTCTGTGGGATTAAGCCAAACCCAGTTTGGTACACTTTCCTCCCTTTCCAATATTTTAAGTTTGGCTGTTTGTATACTGTCCTCC carries:
- a CDS encoding MFS transporter, whose translation is MGQFMVFTYLRPFLETVTHVDVSTLSLILLIIGVADFVGTLLIGMLVKEWLYKTLVVIPILMAAIAIFLIPLGSFTIATTLLLGVWGFLGTSAPVGWWTWLARTLPKNAETGGGLMVAIIQLTIMLGSTTGGILYDKLGYYVTFGVSAIILLIAASLSALAAARSKAATNPIKSSNHSPVQGAEK
- the betC gene encoding choline-sulfatase, encoding MPNRAPNFLVIIADQLTTSVLPTIMGGHENSVVIAPTLLHMARNGTSFCNAYTNSPLCGPSRGVLMTGLLPSHSGIYDNASEWPAALPTFGHRLRIAGYQTILSGKMHFVGPEQLHGFEERLNTDIYPADFTWVPNWLEPDYRPNWYHSMDSIQNAGTVLRSNQIDYDEEVAFLTRRKLFDLARKRNGYDPFCLIVSFTHPHDPYNIEPQWWNLYKDTNIPLPRVSWPQNPHPSLVRIAHTCGMTGRDFTQDQIQHTRRAYLGSISYIDHQIKQLLHTLEETDLAKNTIVVFTSDHGDMLGEHGLWYKMSFLEGSTRVPLIFYNPHFIPTQQVPHAVSLIDLGQTLCDFAGTPDISTEWQGKSLKPHIDKKGGHDEVYGEYLGEVTLAPTTMIRKQEWKYIHTPGDPDLLYNLVHDPYEQTNLAEQKAYHQITEHFLQESKKRWNYDALYKDVIKSQKQRALVHKALMSRTYQPWDYEKPGQAHQVYIRNHTPLEDLEAKARLLPNNEEKLL
- a CDS encoding MFS transporter, with the translated sequence MNYSSKKYSSWVSAVPHYEKLLSRSHSILTALQRNKKALWLIASVSAADCAAHSMNVLGPFAVEAILTHAHLNTFQAGLWMTTEMLSYGLAMVCAAHYAVHINLRMIALIASIMVILAQSISGVTDTYALLIGLRVLSGTGLGLLNAIVNISAARTDKPARTLSIVMCAQTVVYTLSSLIFPITAASFGQIGTFGTLAALVMGFLPFMLALPNRAALQNHSSVRAHPSQNYGKTVKTLTCIAVIFYTGGSLASWTFTEHVALSVGLSQTQFGTLSSLSNILSLAVCILSSYMGEKPFTGKFIIIAILVTGIACVFQCAPLGKVSFSAAFIVNYLLWFFIYPQLIGLAGKLDPSGKLASLASGSWMFTQATATTLAGFAGYHQLFLLVGTSGLVACSFSAILVHKTLTYTR